A genomic stretch from Microcebus murinus isolate Inina chromosome 19, M.murinus_Inina_mat1.0, whole genome shotgun sequence includes:
- the PAPOLB gene encoding poly(A) polymerase beta has product MMPFPVTTQGSQQTAPPQKHYGISSPISLAAPKDTDCSLTQKLIETLKPFGVFEEEEELQRRILILEKLNNLVKEWIREISESKSLPQAVVENVGGKIFTFGSYRLGVHTKGADIDALCVAPRHVDRSDFFTSFYDKLKLQEEVKDLRAVEEAFVPVIKLCFDGIEIDILFARLALQTIPEDLDLRDDSLLKNLDIRCIRSLNGCRVTDEILHLVPNIDNFRLTLRAIKLWAKCHNIYSNILGFLGGVSWAMLVARTCQLYPNAVASTLVRKFFLVFSEWEWPNPVLLKEPEERNLNLPVWDPRVNPSDRYHLMPIITPAYPQQNSTYNVSVSTRMVMIEEFKQGLAITHEILLSKAEWSKLFEAPSFFQKYKHYIVLLASAPTEKQHLEWVGLVESKIRILVGSLEKNEFITLAHVNPQSFPAPKENPEKEEFRTMWVIGLVLKKPENSEILSIDLTYDIQSFTDTVYRQAINSKMFEMDMKIAAMHLRKKELHQLLPNHVLQKKKTNSTEGVRLTALNDSGLDLSVDNENSISLPSPTSTMKIGPLTDSSQGRNSPSLTVMAASVTNIQATEISLQQVNPSESLRVALSESVPQTASQPATSPPPKPTVPIVVSSTCLVSHPPRPSGNTATSIPNPIIGV; this is encoded by the coding sequence ATGATGCCGTTTCCGGTGACAACCCAGGGATCACAACAGACGGCGCCGCCACAGAAGCACTACGGCATCTCCTCCCCTATCAGTCTAGCGGCCCCCAAGGACACTGACTGTTCACTTACCCAGAAATTAATCGAAACCCTGAAGCCCTTTGGGGTgtttgaagaggaagaggaactgCAGCGCaggattttaattttggaaaaattaaataatctggtAAAGGAATGGATACGAGAAATCAGTGAAAGCAAGAGTCTTCCACAAGCCGTAGTTGAAAATGTTGGGggaaaaatttttacatttggcTCTTACAGATTAGGAGTACATACAAAAGGTGCCGATATTGATGCGTTGTGCGTTGCACCAAGACATGTTGATCGAAGCGACTTTTTCACCTCATTCTATGATAAATTGAAACTACAGGAAGAAGTAAAAGATTTAAGGGCTGTTGAGGAGGCATTTGTACCAGTTATCAAACTGTGTTTTGATGGGATAGAGATTGATATTTTGTTTGCAAGATTAGCACTGCAGACTATTCCAGAAGATTTGGACCTAAGAGATGACAGTCTGcttaaaaatttagatattaGATGTATAAGAAGCCTTAATGGTTGCCGGGTAACTGATGAAATTTTACATCTAGTACCAAACATTGACAACTTCAGGTTAACACTGAGAGCCATCAAATTGTGGGCCAAATGCCACAATATCTATTCCAATATATTAGGTTTCCTTGGAGGTGTTTCCTGGGCTATGCTAGTAGCGAGAACTTGTCAGCTTTATCCAAATGCAGTAGCGTCAACTCTTGTACGTAAatttttcttggtattttctGAATGGGAATGGCCGAATCCAGTGTTACTGAAAGAGCCTGAAGAACGGAATCTTAATTTGCCTGTATGGGACCCAAGAGTAAATCCCAGTGATAGGTATCATCTTATGCCTATAATTACACCAGCATATCCACAGCAGAACTCCACATACAATGTGTCTGTTTCAACCAGGATGGTCATGATTGAGGAGTTTAAACAAGGGCTTGCTATCACACATGAAATTTTGCTGAGTAAGGCAGAGTGGTCCAAACTTTTTGAAGCTCCAAGCTTCTTTCAAAAGTACAAGCATTATATTGTACTTCTGGCAAGTGCACCAACAGAAAAACAACATCTAGAATGGGTAGGCTTGGTGGAATCAAAGATCCGAATCCTGGTTGGAAGcttggagaaaaatgaatttattacaCTGGCACATGTGAATCCCCAGTCATTTCCAGCACCCAAAGAAAATCCTGAGAAGGAAGAATTTCGTACAATGTGGGTAATTGGATTAGTGTTGAAAAAGCCAGAAAACTCTGAAATTCTCAGTATTGATCTCACCTATGATATTCAGTCTTTCACAGATACAGTTTATAGGCAAGCGATAAATAGTAAGATGTTTGAGATGGATATGAAAATTGCTGCTAtgcatttaagaaaaaaggaacttCATCAACTGTTGCCTAATCATGTGcttcagaagaagaaaacaaattcaacAGAAGGTGTGAGATTGACAGCTTTGAATGACAGTGGCCTTGACTTGTCTGTAGACAATGAAAATAGCATTTCTTTACCTTCACCTACTAGCACTATGAAGATTGGCCCATTGACTGACAGCTCTCAGGGCAGAAACAGTCCTTCCCTGACTGTAATGGCAGCATCTGTGACCAACATACAGGCTACTGAAATTTCCTTGCAACAAGTGAATCCCAGTGAAAGCTTAAGGGTTGCATTGAGTGAAAGCGTTCCTCAAACTGCCTCACAACCTGCCACTTCACCACCACCAAAACCCACAGTCCCCATAGTAGTTTCTTCAACATGTCTGGTAAGCCATCCACCCAGACCTTCAGGAAACACAGCAACAAGCATACCTAATCCTATCATAGGAGTCTAG